The DNA sequence GGCGTGCGCCCGGTGCCCTGCCTGGAGGTGGACGAACGCCTCGGCTGGGTGACCGGAGTGACCGACGGCCGCGGCTCCCTCATCTGGTACCGCGACGTGGTCGCCAGGGCCTTCGGCAGCAGGGCGGAGATACGTTCCTTCACCCCGCCGCTCCTGCGCCCGGTGGGTATCGCACACGCCCGCCGGCCGCTGAGCCGGGCCGCCCGCGCCTTCATCGCGCACGCCCGGCACAAGGCACCCGTACGCGAGCCCTCCCGGTGACCCGTGCGGGTCGCGGGCGCCACACGTCCCGGGCGGGCCGACCGGAGGTCCCTCCCGGCGGCCGGACATGCCCGTCCGGCATTGAACGATGCTCAAACGGGGGACGATTGACCCTGGCGCCGCAACCTGACTCCCCCTCACATGGTGGGCATGTTCCGACTACTCCTCACACCCCCGCGGGCCGCCGCCCTCACCACCGCGGCCCTCGCCATGGTCCTGCCGGCAGCGGCCTGGCTGACCGGACCGGCCGCCGGGCCCGCGGACGCCGCCCCCACGGCCGCGATGCCCGCGTCCGCACCCCTGTCCGGCGCCACCAACGCTGCCGCCGCTCCCGAACGCCAGTGCACCCTCCCCGGGGGCCTGGCCGAGATCAGCGGGCTCGCCATGAGCCGCAAACACCCCGGCGTCTTCTACGCCGTCAACGACAGCGGCAACACCAACCGGGTCTTCGCCATCGACTGCAGTGGCGCCACCGGCCTGCTCAAGGCCACGTACACGGTCTCCGGGGTCGGCAACACCGACTGGGAGGGGTTGACCATCGGCAAGGACTCCTCCGGCCGCCCCGCGATCCTGGTCGGCGACATCGGCGACAACTTCGGCAGTCGCGCCGAGATCACCGTGCACTCCTTCGCCGAGCCCGACCAGCTCTCCAACGCCTCGGTGACGCCCGTGACGTACCGCTTCGCGTACGCAGACGGGAAGCACGACGCCGAATCCCTGCTCGCCGATCCCGTCACCGGCAGGATCCACATCGCGAGCAAACTCATCGGAGCCACGGGCCAGTTGTACCAGGCGCCGCTGCCGCCGGTACCGGGGCAGCTGGGGACCCTGACCGCCGTCCGGCCGGGCCCGGTGTTCGCCACCGACGGCGCGTTCTCCCCGTCAGGGGCCTCGTACACCCTGCGCAGCGGCGGCCCCCTGGGGGCCAACACGGCCTCGGTGTACGACACCTCTGGCACCAAGCTCGCGGACGTGGCCCTGCCCGCGCAGTCACAGGGCGAGACGGTGACCTACCTCGACTGCACCACCCTGCTCGTCGGATCGGAGAACGACACCCAGATCTGGCGCGTCCCGCTCCCCCCGGAGGCCACCCCGGGCTGCGGCGGCACCCCGACACCCACCCCGACACCGACGCCGACTCCCACACCCACGCCCACACCCACCCCGACTCCCACCCCCACACCCACGCCCGGTGACCTGAAGCTGGGCAACCCCGGCCCGCAGAGCTGCAAGTTCAACCAGAACTGCACCGTCCAGCTCACCACCACGGGCGGCAAGCCCCCGGTCCGCTACGCCGCCACCGGACTGCCCTGGGGCCTGACCCTCGACACCACCACCGGCCGCATCACCGGCAAACCCTGGGCCACCGGAACCCTCCAGATCACCGCCACCGCCACCGACACCACCGGAGCCACCGCCACCACCACCTTCCCCCTCACCCTCACCTGGTTCTAAAGGAGGCACCGGGGATCAGCCCCTCGCCGGGTCAGCCCAGCCTCGACGCCACCTCCCGGTCGGCGACGAGGGCGTCCACGGCCGCCCTCGTCCCGCCGGTCCCCCCGGGGCCGCGAGCTCGCGGCGCACATGGAGAATGGCCGGCCCGGCCCTGGCGCGGAGGCGCTGGGCACCACGGCGGAAACCGGCCTCTGGACACGCTGATCCTTCTGGCGGCCCCGGCGGCCGTGAACTACTACCCGCACATCGGGTTCACCGCGCACGACTCCGCCTGGACGATGGTCGGTCCGGCCGCCCGGGCCCGAGCCCTACGTACGCGTACCCCTCCGCCCGTACCCGGCTCCAGGGAGCGCGGTGTCGCCAGCCCGTCAGCCCGTCCGCGCAGCGGACGGCGAGGGCGCGGCGGGGGCGGAGGCGGAGGCGGAGGCGGAGGCGGATGGGGCGAGGACGAAGTCGAGGCGGCGGACGGCGGAGCGCCGCTGGAGCACCGACAGGGCCGTGATCCCCGCGCCGAGGGCCAGCCAGCCCGCGGGCCCGGCCGTCATCACCACTCCGGTCAGGAGCAGCGGACCGGCGGACTTCTGGACGGACTGGGCCATGCCCGCCACCCCCAGGTACGACGCCCGCGCTTCCTCGGGGGCGAGTGAGACCGCCAGCTCCCAGGAACTCACCGACCGCAGCAGTTCCGCGGCCGTGACCAGCACCGCCGCGGCGAGCAGTACGACCGTCGCGGCCACGGTCCCGGCACCGGAGGTGAGGGCCAGGAGGGTGCAGCAGGCGAGCATCGTCAGCCCGTACAAGGAGACCGCCGCCGCGGCCTGGCGGGGTTCCTCGAACCTGGCGGAGACGCGGAGTTGGAGTACGACGACCAGCACGGTGTTGATGACGAGGAAGGCCGGAACCAGCGCGTGCGGTGCGTCGGTGTGTGCCACGAGCCAGAGCGGCAGGCCGACGGCCAGGACCGAGTCGTCGAGGTTCATGGGGATGTCGAGCAGGACGAAGCGCAGATAGCCCCGGTCCCGCCACGGGCTCGGCGCCCCCGCCCGGCCGGGCGCGGCATCCCCGAGTGCGGCATCTCCGGTCGCGGCATCCCCGGCCCCCGCGCCGCCCCCGGAGGCCGCGCCCCCCGTCAACGCATCCCCCGCACCCGCGGCCACCCGCCCCTCGGCTCGCGGTTCCCGGGTACGCCAGACCAGAGCCGCGGCAGCGGCGAACGAGAGCGCGTTGCCCAGGATCAGCACCTGGTACGCCGCCGGCGTCCCGACGGCGAGGCCGGCGGCGGCGATCCCCGCGCCCACCGCGTAACCGGCGTTCGCCGTACTGCGCGACAGGGCCTGATAGGTGCCGCGCCGCTCACCCGCCACCCGTGTGGCGAAGAGCATCTCCAGCGCCTTGGCCGCCCGGTCGCCGAGGTAGGTGACGGCGACCAGGGGCAGCAGCACGTCGAAGCGGGTGACCACGAGCAGTGCCCCGAGGGTTCCGAGGCGCAGCAGGTGACAGCCGATCAGCAGGGACCGTACCGGGAAGCGGCCCGCCAGGTGCCCCGCCAGGGGCGATCCGGCGATGCCCGCGACGGCCGCGGCGCCCAGGAGGAGGCCGATCCGGCCGGCGTCCAGGCCCAAGACGAAGGTGAAGTAGAGGACCGAGGAGGCCGCCCAGACGCCCGTTCCGGTGCGGTCGAGGAGCTGGGCGAGCAGCATGATCCGAGCGTCCCGACCGCCGGGCGGCCGCCGCAACTGCGCCACCAGTCCGGGCCGTCGCTCCCGCTCCCGTACCGGCCGCACCGGCTGCACCGGCCGCTCCCGCCACCCCTGCGGACCCTTCCCGATCCCCGTACCGCGCCGCCGCATCCCATTGCCTCCGAGCCCCCGCGAAAGTATCTCGACATCGAGATACCAGCGGAAGCCTGCCCGAGATCAATCTTGACGTCAAGATACTTCCGGATGCGGCCCGCCCACCGGACTGGGCCACCTCCCGCTGCATTCCGGCAGCGGATCGGGGCAGAAGCAGCCTGCGAGATGGGAGAACATCATGATCGCGCTTGGCATCGTCCTGTTGATCATCGGCTACCTCCTCGGCATTTCGATCCTGTGGACGTTGGGGATCATCCTCGTCGTCATCGGGGTCGTCCTGTGGGTGCTCGGCTCCGTCGGGCACGCGGTCGGAGGGCGGCGGCACTATTGGTAGCGCGCAAGTGACGGAGCGGACGCGCACGGACGCTCGGGAGACGGTTCCATGATCCAGATGTCCATACCGCTGATACCCGCGGATGACGGCGTACTGCTGATCCCCGCCGATCACGTCACCGGACTCCTGCGCAGCCTCGCGGCCGACTGGCTGGAATCGGAGCACACCGGAGAGATGCGCGGCGACGAGCAGACCGTCCGGGACCTGGCGGGCGTACTGACCGAACTCGCCGATCAGATCGACGTCGAATGCATCGGGTTCACTTCGGCCGCTCCACGTCCGTAGGACAGCGGCCGCGCAGAAGGAATCGGCAGGAGAGGGGCTTCGCGCCAGATCCTGGACCGCTCCCGGCAGCTGGAGCCGCCACCTCCGGGCGGGCCTGTTCACGTGGGCCCTCGGCGTCGCCTGCGCGACCCTGCCCGTCTACGCCGTCGCCACGTCTTCGCCCCCACTGATCTGGGCCTTCGCCGCGGTCTGGGTGCTCACCCCCATCCGGCTCATCCGGCTCATCCGGCTGGCGATCGGCTGGTGCCGCACGCACGACATCGCCCCGTGACGCCGTTCCCCTCGGAAGTCCCACGGGGAACGGCGTCACGGGGCGATGAGACGAGAGGACGGGGGGACGAGGAACGGAGCCGGGGCGGCCGTCAGTAGCCGAGCTCGCGCTTCAGTTCGGCCTTGTCCATGGAGGAACGGCCGTGCAGATTGCGCCGCTTGGCCTCCGCGTAGAGCTGGTCGTACGTCGGCCCCTGCGCGCCTTGGTGCGAGCGCAGCCCGCCGCGCCTGGCCGAGGAGATGTCCTCGATGGAGCTCTTGCTCGCCGTCTCGGACTCCCCCGCACGGGCCCGCTCCTTGTTGACGGTCCGCGCGGCGATCTCCTTCGCCCGCTCGGCGCTCTCGCCGCGCTTCTCGGCGCTCTCCTTGATGTGCTCGTACTGGCGCTCCCGCTTGGCACTGGAACCACGAGGCATGATCGCTCCTCGGACTGGGGGACACGGGCATACGGGACGCCTACCCGGGGCCCCGTACCGCATTCCTCGCCGGACTTCCACAGGCCCGGGCGGTCAAGATATCGGGCAATTCGCTACGGATTGCAGGCCGCCGCCCCCTGACGCATGGTGGCAGCAGTACCCCCTCAGGAAGGAAGAAATCGTCATGGGCAAGGCAAAGGGCAAGGCGAAGCAGGCCAAGGGGAAGCTGAAGGAGAACCTCGGCAGCGCGATGGACGACAAGCGCATGCAGGCGGAGGGAAGCACCGAGCGGATGGCGGGCAAGGCCGAGGAAATGGCCTCCGACGCCGCGGACAAGATGAAGAAGGCCAAGGGACAGCGCTGAGGATGCCGGACGAGCACGGCGCGCACGATCCTGCCGGCCCGCCTCCCCCTGCCAGGGAGGCGGCCGTGGTCCGCCTGTCGGGGGAGATGGACCTCAGCCGGGTCGACGAGGTGCGCGCCGTGCTGCTCGAAGCGGTGACCCGATGGGACGGCCCCGCCGACATCGTCGTCGACCTCAGCGCTCTCACCTTCTGCGATTCCGCCGGACTGAACCTGCTGCTCCGGGCCCGCCTGCAGGCACTGGAGGGCGGCCGCACGCTGCGCCTGGCGGCGCCGAACGCCCAGATGCTGCGGCTGCTGGACATCACCGGCTCCCTCCCCCTCTTCCCCATCGACACCGTACCGCCCGGGTTTGGCGACCCGTGACGGGGTAGGCGCGAGACATATCCGGTGTGTCGAGACCCGAACCACCGGGGAAGGGGGTACGCGATGCCCTCGGCGGACGAAGACCGCTTCGCGGTCGACGTGCGACCCCTCGACGGGGCCACCGTCCTGACCTTGGCCGGGGAGCTCGACCACGACACCGCAGAGCCCCTGCGCGCGGCTCTGGAAGCCGCCCGGGCAAGTGGCGGGCGACGTCTGCTGGTCGATGTCAGCGAGCTGGCGTTCTGTGATTCCACGGGATTGAACGTGCTGCTGCACAACCGGCTCGCGGCCCGGGAGACAGGTGGCAGCCTCGAACTGATCGGCCTGCACCGTCCGGTCGCACGCATGTTCCACGTCACCGGCGCCGACGGGCTCTTCCCGCAGCACCCCGATGTGGAGGCGGCCCTGGCGAGTCAGCAGCGCACGTAGCGAGGAGCGAGGATGAGCGAGCGCCGGTCATCGGAGTGGACCCGGCGTCTGCTGTTGCACGGCACCACGGACGTCGTCGGCCGATGCCGCGATTTCACCCGCCGCGCCCTCACCGAGTGGCAGTGGCTGCCGGAACCGGAAGCCGCCGACGGCACCGGCACCGGCACCGCCTACAGGCACGGCCGCGGGAACGCCGGCGAGGACGAGACCGCCGAAGCCGCGGACGACGTGCTGCTCCTGGTGTCCGAAGTGGTGGCCAACGCCTGCATGCACGCGGGCGGGCCGAATTCGCTGCTCTTGCGCTACACCGCCGAGCGGCTGCGCATCGAGGTCACGGACGCCAGTCCGGTCCTACCCGTCCACCGGCTCCCGACCGATCCTGCCCGGCCCGGCGGCCATGGGCTGCTCATCGTGAAGCGGCTGGCCCGTGCGTGGGGGGCGGATCCGGTCGACGGCGGGAAGTGCGTGTGGGTGGAGGTCGCCACTCCACCTGCCCTACGGGAGTACGGAGAAACCCCCCTCCCGGCGGCCGGGCGAGTCTCCCCGCCCGGCATGAGCGCGTCCTAGTCCCGGCCCTCGCCGCCGCTCCGGCCCGCGCCGTCGTCCTCGTCCTCGCCGTCGTCCTCCAGCATCCCGGTCCGCAGCCTGGCCATGATGCGGCTCAGCAGTCGTGAGACGTGCATCTGGGAGAGGCCGAGCCGCTCACCGATCTCGGACTGGTTCAACTCTTGGCCGAAGCGCAGCGAGAGGATCTGCCGATCGCGGTCACTGAGCGTGGCGAGCAGCGGCTTCAGCGTCTCCAGGCATTCGATGCGGTCGTACGCCGCCTCTTCCTCCCCCAGCGGCCACCCCCGGGTGCCGCCGTCCGCCTCGGGTCCCACCGGGGCGTCCAGGGATCCCGCCATGTAGCCGTTGGCCGCCCGGCGGCCCTCGTCCAGAGCCTCCGGGGTGATCCCGAGGCACTGCGCCAGTTCCAGGTCGGTCGGGTGGCGTCCCAGTCGCTGCTCGAGCGCGTCGTGCGTTTTGGCGATGTCGAGACGGAGTTCCTGCAGGCGGCGCGGAACCTTCACGGACCAGCTGGTATCGCGGAAGAACCGCTTCATCTCGCCGGTGATGGTGGGAATGGCGAACGTGGTGAACTCGACCCCGCGTTCGACGTCGTACCGGTTGATGGCCTTGATCAGGCCCACCGTGCCGACCTGGACGATGTCCTCCAGGGGCTCGGAACGGTTGCGGAACCGGCGTGCCGCGTATTTCACCAGGCTGAGGTTGAGCTCGACGAGCGTATTGCGCACGTACGAGTACTCCGGCGTCCCTTCGCTCAGCTCCTTCAGCCGCCGGAAGAGCGCTACGGACAGGGTCCGCGCCTCGCCGGTGCTGACGGTGAGCGGATCCTCCGGGACAACGGGCGTCTCGGTGCGGAGGTCGATGCGGAACGGATCCGTGGTGTCGCTGGATACGGGTGCCATGAGCTTCCTCCGACGGATGGGTGGGTACCGGCCGACCCGGAGCGGGGCGGCGGGAACCGTCGTGGTCCTTCCGGGGGGATATACCCACACGGGGGAATGCTGACCCCCTTTTTACGGAACATCCCCGTCCGGTACCTCCTCCGGGCCCCCGCCCGGGCCCCCGCCCGGGACGTGGACGTCCAGAACGCAGATGTCGTCGCGGTGGGCCGTCGACAGGGAGACGAGGGTGCGGGCGAGGGTTTCGCCGCGGCCTTCCCGGAGGAGTCGCACCGCCGTCTCCGCCAGGCGGTCGAGGCCGGTCTCTATGTCCTCACCCGGCTCCTCCACGAGCCCGTCGGTGTAGAAGAGCAGGTGGTCTCCGGGCAGCAGGTCGATGGCGGCCTGCTCGTAGGGGGCTTCGAAGGTCGCCCCGAGGAGGGCACCCTGGGGCTGCTCGAGGAACTCCGCCCGGTCGCCGCGGATCAGCAGGGGCGGCAAGTGGCCTGCCCGTACCCAGGTCAGCCGCCGGTCCCAGGGCTGGTAGCGGGCCATGACCATGGTGGCGGTGGCACTGCCCGACGGGTCCGAACCGGTGTGCAACAGCAGCGTGTTGAGCCGGCGCAGGACATCGGGCAGGGGTGAGCCGGTGACCGC is a window from the Streptomyces sp. NBC_01244 genome containing:
- a CDS encoding DUF6213 family protein, encoding MIQMSIPLIPADDGVLLIPADHVTGLLRSLAADWLESEHTGEMRGDEQTVRDLAGVLTELADQIDVECIGFTSAAPRP
- a CDS encoding CsbD family protein, translated to MGKAKGKAKQAKGKLKENLGSAMDDKRMQAEGSTERMAGKAEEMASDAADKMKKAKGQR
- a CDS encoding STAS domain-containing protein; translation: MPSADEDRFAVDVRPLDGATVLTLAGELDHDTAEPLRAALEAARASGGRRLLVDVSELAFCDSTGLNVLLHNRLAARETGGSLELIGLHRPVARMFHVTGADGLFPQHPDVEAALASQQRT
- a CDS encoding ATP-binding protein gives rise to the protein MSERRSSEWTRRLLLHGTTDVVGRCRDFTRRALTEWQWLPEPEAADGTGTGTAYRHGRGNAGEDETAEAADDVLLLVSEVVANACMHAGGPNSLLLRYTAERLRIEVTDASPVLPVHRLPTDPARPGGHGLLIVKRLARAWGADPVDGGKCVWVEVATPPALREYGETPLPAAGRVSPPGMSAS
- a CDS encoding SigB/SigF/SigG family RNA polymerase sigma factor, which encodes MAPVSSDTTDPFRIDLRTETPVVPEDPLTVSTGEARTLSVALFRRLKELSEGTPEYSYVRNTLVELNLSLVKYAARRFRNRSEPLEDIVQVGTVGLIKAINRYDVERGVEFTTFAIPTITGEMKRFFRDTSWSVKVPRRLQELRLDIAKTHDALEQRLGRHPTDLELAQCLGITPEALDEGRRAANGYMAGSLDAPVGPEADGGTRGWPLGEEEAAYDRIECLETLKPLLATLSDRDRQILSLRFGQELNQSEIGERLGLSQMHVSRLLSRIMARLRTGMLEDDGEDEDDGAGRSGGEGRD
- a CDS encoding DUF6131 family protein, translating into MIALGIVLLIIGYLLGISILWTLGIILVVIGVVLWVLGSVGHAVGGRRHYW
- a CDS encoding STAS domain-containing protein encodes the protein MVRLSGEMDLSRVDEVRAVLLEAVTRWDGPADIVVDLSALTFCDSAGLNLLLRARLQALEGGRTLRLAAPNAQMLRLLDITGSLPLFPIDTVPPGFGDP
- a CDS encoding MFS transporter; the protein is MLLAQLLDRTGTGVWAASSVLYFTFVLGLDAGRIGLLLGAAAVAGIAGSPLAGHLAGRFPVRSLLIGCHLLRLGTLGALLVVTRFDVLLPLVAVTYLGDRAAKALEMLFATRVAGERRGTYQALSRSTANAGYAVGAGIAAAGLAVGTPAAYQVLILGNALSFAAAAALVWRTREPRAEGRVAAGAGDALTGGAASGGGAGAGDAATGDAALGDAAPGRAGAPSPWRDRGYLRFVLLDIPMNLDDSVLAVGLPLWLVAHTDAPHALVPAFLVINTVLVVVLQLRVSARFEEPRQAAAAVSLYGLTMLACCTLLALTSGAGTVAATVVLLAAAVLVTAAELLRSVSSWELAVSLAPEEARASYLGVAGMAQSVQKSAGPLLLTGVVMTAGPAGWLALGAGITALSVLQRRSAVRRLDFVLAPSASASASASAPAAPSPSAARTG
- a CDS encoding plasmid stabilization protein, producing the protein MPRGSSAKRERQYEHIKESAEKRGESAERAKEIAARTVNKERARAGESETASKSSIEDISSARRGGLRSHQGAQGPTYDQLYAEAKRRNLHGRSSMDKAELKRELGY
- a CDS encoding putative Ig domain-containing protein, with the protein product MFRLLLTPPRAAALTTAALAMVLPAAAWLTGPAAGPADAAPTAAMPASAPLSGATNAAAAPERQCTLPGGLAEISGLAMSRKHPGVFYAVNDSGNTNRVFAIDCSGATGLLKATYTVSGVGNTDWEGLTIGKDSSGRPAILVGDIGDNFGSRAEITVHSFAEPDQLSNASVTPVTYRFAYADGKHDAESLLADPVTGRIHIASKLIGATGQLYQAPLPPVPGQLGTLTAVRPGPVFATDGAFSPSGASYTLRSGGPLGANTASVYDTSGTKLADVALPAQSQGETVTYLDCTTLLVGSENDTQIWRVPLPPEATPGCGGTPTPTPTPTPTPTPTPTPTPTPTPTPTPGDLKLGNPGPQSCKFNQNCTVQLTTTGGKPPVRYAATGLPWGLTLDTTTGRITGKPWATGTLQITATATDTTGATATTTFPLTLTWF